Below is a genomic region from Hylemonella gracilis.
CGCGACGCGGCACTCGCGGCAATGGACGCAGCCCGCGCCGCTCACCCAGGCAGCGCGCTGGTCGCCAGCGCCTGGTGCGCCCTGCAGGCCAAGTTCGCGCCACGCAGCGCCTTGATCCCGTTGGCTCGTGAACTGCACGACATGGCGGAGCTGCCCCGCTACGCGCGGGTCAACCTGCCCTACGTGCTGGCACGTTGCGGCAGACGCGCCGAGGCCCGGCGCGCGCTGGACGCAACGCCTGCTGGCCGGCATCCCTCCACCCTGCACCAGCGCATGGCGCGGGTTCCCACCCTGATCGAACTCGGCGAACTGGACCATGCCGCCGAGGAGATCACCCACGCCTACCGGGACCGTTACAGCGGCCTGCCAGGCCTGCTGCATTCACCGACTTGCGCGCCCCTGCGTCAGCACCCGCGCGGGCGGGAAATTCTGCAGAAGTTCAATCAGATGTTCCAGGCCGACACGCCCTGGCGAACTTGAAGGGCTCCCGGGCATCCGTCCCGCTCCGGAGGGCCCGAACGCGCCGACCTGCGACACATGCCTGCGACGCGCGGCCGCTGGCGGCCGTCGTCGCTTCGCCATCAGACCGGTCCGATGGCCGGCTGCTGGGCCTCGTCCACCACCATCGTCTTCGCGCCGGGCACGGCGGCACGGGCCAGCAAGGCGTACATGGTGGGCACGACGAAGACGGTGAGCAGAGTGCCCAGGGACATGCCACCGACGATGACCCAGCCGATCTGCTGACGGCTTTCAGCGCCCGCGCCATGGGCCAGGGCCAGCGGCAAGGCACCCAGGACCATGGCGCCGGTGGTCATGAGGATGGGCCGCAGGCGCTGACTGGAGGCCTGCACCAGCGCATCCACCATCTCCAGGCCGTGCTCGCGCAACTGGTTGGTGAACTCCACGATCAGGATACCGTGCTTGGTGATGAGTCCCACCAGCGTGATGAGGCCAATCTGTGAATAGACATTGAGTGATCCACCCGTCCACTGCAACGCCAGCAAGGCACCGACCATGGACAGGGGCACGGACAGCATGATGATGAAGGGATCGATGAAGCTCTCGAATTGAGCGGCCAGCACCAGGAAAATGAAGAGCAGCGCCAGCGCGAAGACCAGGCCCAGCGCGCCTTGAGAGTTGCGGAACTCGCGCGAGGTGCCGTTGAGTTCAGAGCTGTAGCCGGTCTTGAGGACCTTGGCCGCGGTGGCATCCATGAAGGCCAGGGCCTCGCCCAGGGAATAGTCGGGCGCCAGGTTGGCGGTGATGGACGCGCTGCGGCGCTGGCCAAAGTGGTTGAGTTCGCGCGGGCTGACGCTTTCGCGCGAGACCACCAGCGCGGATAGAGGCACCATGGCGCCGTTCTTGCCGCGCACGTACATCTTGTCGATGTCTTCCGGCGTAGTGCGGCCCGTGGGGCGAGTCTGCACGATCACGTCGTACTGTTCAGCGTCGCGCTTGTAGCGTGTGACGCTGCGCCCGCCAAGCATGGTCTCCATGGTGCGTGCGACCGTGTCCACGCCAACGCCGAGATCGGCGGCCTTCTCACGGTCGACCTCGATGCGCAACTCGGGCTTGTTCAGGCGCAGATCGGCGTCGGGCGAGATGATGCCTGGGTTGCGCGCCATCGCGTCCAAGAACTGCTGCACGACCGCGCTGAGGTTCTCGTAGCTGTCCGAGGTCTGGATCACGTAGTTCAGAGGCCGGTCACGGAAACCTTGCCCCAGCGAGGGCGGCGTGATCGGAAAGGCGTTGACACCAGCCAGAGTGTTGAACCGCGGCCCCAGTAGCCGCGCCAGTTCCAGGGTACTGCGCTGCCTTTGCTCCCAGTCCACCGTGCGGTAGATGACGCTGCCTTGCGAGACGGTGGGGTTGCCAATGTTGGCGAAGATGCGGTCAAACTCGGGGTACTTCTGGCCCATCTCCTCCATCAGGCGCGCATAGCGGTTGGTGAACTCCAGCGTGGAACCATCGGGTGCGTTGATGTTGGCGATGATGGTGCCGCGGTCTTCCATCGGTGCGAGTTCCTGCTTCATCGCGGGGTAGACGCGCCAGATGGTCAGCGCACACAACAGCATGGCACCGATGACCAACCAGCGTGCCTGCAGCAGCCACGGCGGCAGCAGGCCGGCGCGCCGGCGGGGCGGAAGTCCCAGGCCGCCCAGCGGCCCCACCGACATGGACGGCGCCGGAGTCGCCGCTCGGGCCGTGATCACCCAGCGCAGCAGCCGGCCATAGCCGTCGGACAGCGCCGTCAGCCAGCGCTCCATGCCACGGTCGAATCGGTTGGGCTTGGGGTTGTGCCTGAGCAGCAGCGAGCACATCATGGGCGAGAGGGTGAGCGCCACGAAGCCCGATACCAGCACGGCCCCCGCCAGCGCCAGCGCGAACTCCACGAACAGGCGTCCGGTGCGGCCCGGCGTGAAGGCCAGCGGGGCGTACACCGCCACCAGGGTCAGGGTCATCGCGATGATGGCGAATCCAATCTCGCGCGCGCCCTTGATGGCGGCGGCGAAGGGATCCATCCCGTCCTCGATGTGCCGGTAGATGTTCTCCAGCATCACGATGGCGTCGTCCACCACCAGGCCGATGGCCAGCACCAGGGCCAGCAAGGTGAGTGTGTTGATGGAGAAACCAGCCAGGGCCATCAGCGCGAACGCCCCGACCAGGCTGACGGGAATCGTGATGATGGGGATGATGGACGCGCGCAGGGTGCGCAGGAACACGAAGACCACCAAGGCCACCAGGGCCACCGCTTCAAG
It encodes:
- a CDS encoding efflux RND transporter permease subunit, with protein sequence MQLAELSIRRPVFATVLSLLIVLIGAVSFSRLSVREYPKIDEPVVTVSTSYAGASAEVIESQVTKPLEDSIAGIDGVDVLTSISRPERSQITVRFKLEKDADAAAAEVRDRASRVRRRLPAEIDEPVIAKVEADASPVIWLAFTSESRSRLEINDLVNRIVKPRLQTVTGVADVSIYGERRYAMRVWLDPDRMAGYGLTTQEVEDAIRRSNLELPAGRIESQQREFSVTSLTDLARAEQFAAVVIKSVNGFPVKLGDVAQVVEGPADERSTVRLNGLDAISAGVIRQATANPLDLSREVRAAIPRLQADLPSDISIDIANDNSVFIDRSVRNVYQTILEAVALVALVVFVFLRTLRASIIPIITIPVSLVGAFALMALAGFSINTLTLLALVLAIGLVVDDAIVMLENIYRHIEDGMDPFAAAIKGAREIGFAIIAMTLTLVAVYAPLAFTPGRTGRLFVEFALALAGAVLVSGFVALTLSPMMCSLLLRHNPKPNRFDRGMERWLTALSDGYGRLLRWVITARAATPAPSMSVGPLGGLGLPPRRRAGLLPPWLLQARWLVIGAMLLCALTIWRVYPAMKQELAPMEDRGTIIANINAPDGSTLEFTNRYARLMEEMGQKYPEFDRIFANIGNPTVSQGSVIYRTVDWEQRQRSTLELARLLGPRFNTLAGVNAFPITPPSLGQGFRDRPLNYVIQTSDSYENLSAVVQQFLDAMARNPGIISPDADLRLNKPELRIEVDREKAADLGVGVDTVARTMETMLGGRSVTRYKRDAEQYDVIVQTRPTGRTTPEDIDKMYVRGKNGAMVPLSALVVSRESVSPRELNHFGQRRSASITANLAPDYSLGEALAFMDATAAKVLKTGYSSELNGTSREFRNSQGALGLVFALALLFIFLVLAAQFESFIDPFIIMLSVPLSMVGALLALQWTGGSLNVYSQIGLITLVGLITKHGILIVEFTNQLREHGLEMVDALVQASSQRLRPILMTTGAMVLGALPLALAHGAGAESRQQIGWVIVGGMSLGTLLTVFVVPTMYALLARAAVPGAKTMVVDEAQQPAIGPV